A section of the Deltaproteobacteria bacterium genome encodes:
- a CDS encoding UDP-N-acetylmuramoyl-L-alanyl-D-glutamate--2,6-diaminopimelate ligase, translating to MPDLAPVISLAELDMKLSNREISGMTQDSRRVESGFLFVAIPGSKQDGRQFVEEAVQKGAAAIVLQKLMPGLKVPQVIVEDPRRLLADLSARFYREPTRRLKVFGITGTNGKTTLTYLLESIFRESGRRPGVIGTINYRYGSYVAAGPTTTPESVDLQKIFSEMLEAGITDVAMEVSSHALAQGRVRGIHFDGVAFTNLSRDHLDYHKDLDDYFAQKLKLFTEYLPASEKKKKFAVINREDLWSQKIDELCSLPKIRVGLSGPYEVTVLRHSLTAEGIQATLNLEGDPLEISSPLIGSFNLENILVAVGIAYGAGFSLDRIARGIEAMRAVPGRLEPIPNSRDLSIFVDYAHTPEALKTVGTTLKRISKGRLITLFGCGGDRDRGKRPEMGREVAQFSDLVVVTSDNPRTEDPEKILDDIVPGLKEGHLSPQNIFRIVDRREGIKKALELAKAGDTILIAGKGHEDYQIIGTKKIHFSDQEVIRELLHET from the coding sequence AATGACTCAGGACTCGCGGCGGGTCGAGAGCGGTTTTCTCTTTGTTGCGATCCCTGGAAGCAAACAAGATGGGAGGCAGTTTGTTGAAGAGGCGGTTCAGAAGGGGGCGGCTGCTATTGTGCTGCAGAAGTTGATGCCAGGATTAAAGGTTCCGCAGGTTATTGTCGAGGATCCTCGAAGGCTCCTCGCCGATCTCTCGGCACGATTTTATAGAGAACCGACACGGAGACTGAAGGTCTTCGGGATTACCGGAACGAACGGCAAGACAACACTCACCTATCTTCTGGAATCGATTTTCAGAGAATCGGGTCGTCGGCCCGGAGTGATCGGCACGATTAACTATCGATACGGTTCTTATGTGGCAGCGGGACCGACGACGACACCTGAATCGGTCGATCTCCAGAAGATTTTTTCGGAAATGCTGGAGGCCGGAATCACCGATGTCGCGATGGAGGTCTCTTCCCACGCCTTGGCCCAAGGGAGGGTTCGGGGGATACATTTTGACGGCGTTGCCTTTACGAATCTCTCCCGTGATCACCTCGACTACCACAAAGACCTTGACGATTATTTTGCCCAGAAGCTCAAGCTTTTTACGGAATACCTGCCGGCCAGTGAGAAAAAGAAAAAGTTTGCTGTCATCAATCGGGAGGATCTGTGGAGCCAGAAGATCGATGAGCTCTGTTCGCTCCCGAAAATTCGGGTTGGTCTCTCCGGGCCGTATGAGGTTACCGTCCTCAGACATTCTTTGACTGCCGAGGGGATCCAGGCGACTTTGAATCTGGAGGGAGATCCGCTTGAGATCTCTTCTCCCCTGATCGGCTCCTTCAACCTGGAAAATATTCTTGTTGCTGTGGGGATCGCCTATGGGGCCGGTTTTTCCCTGGACCGGATTGCGCGTGGTATCGAGGCGATGAGGGCGGTGCCGGGGCGTCTTGAGCCGATTCCGAACTCTCGCGACCTCTCGATCTTCGTTGATTATGCCCATACCCCTGAGGCGTTGAAGACAGTCGGAACAACCCTCAAACGGATTTCCAAAGGCCGTCTCATCACGCTCTTTGGCTGCGGAGGGGATCGCGATCGCGGCAAGAGGCCGGAGATGGGGCGCGAAGTGGCGCAGTTTAGTGATCTGGTCGTCGTGACTTCCGATAATCCGCGGACTGAAGATCCGGAAAAGATCCTCGACGACATCGTGCCGGGACTTAAAGAAGGCCATCTCTCTCCTCAAAATATTTTTCGCATCGTTGATCGACGTGAAGGGATCAAGAAGGCATTGGAGCTTGCCAAGGCGGGTGACACCATCTTGATCGCCGGGAAAGGGCATGAGGATTATCAAATTATTGGGACAAAAAAAATTCACTTTAGTGATCAAGAAGTCATCAGGGAATTACTCCATGAGACTTAG